DNA from Bacteroidota bacterium:
ATGCCTCGAACGCATCCGAATCCAACACACCCGACCAGATATAACTGTAATATCCAGCCGAGTATCCGCCCGAAAATATATGCTGAAAGTTCGTGCTGCGATATCTTGCTATAATCTCAGGCATCAACCCGATTTTATTCAGGGAATTGTTCTCGAAAGTCGTTACGTCAACATCGTGAGCTTCAGTGAGAGTGTGATAATCCATATCCAAAAACGAAGCAGCAAGATATTCTACTGTTTCAAAACCTTGATTGAACAAACTTGCATTTTTAATTTTCTCGATTAAGTCCTGCGGAATCGGTTCACCGGTTTTATAATGCCTTGCATACATATTAAGGACTTCAGGTTCTGCTGCCCAGTTTTCCATAATTTGAGACGGAAGCTCCACAAAATCTCGCGGTACTGAAGTTCCCGAAAGTTTATTGTAAGTTGAATTCGAGAGAAGCCCGTGCAATGCGTGTCCGAGTTCGTGGAACAAAGTATTCAACTCATCGAAACTCAACAACGATGGCTCATCCGCTGTTGGTTTCGAAAAATTTCCAACATTAGTGATAACTGGTGTAACTTCTACTCCGCCTTCACGCGATTGTTTCCTGTACGCACCCATCCAAGCACCGCCCCGTTTGCTTGCACGCGGGTAGTAATCGGTATAAAGTATTCCGATATGTTTTCCGTTTGCCTCTTTCACTTCAAATACTTTTACATCTTCGTGATACTTTGGAATGTCAGTTCGTTCGAGAAATTGTATTCCGAAAAGTTTACTTGCTACAGCAAAAGCACCATTACGGACATTTTCCAATTTGAAGTAAGGTCGTAATAATTCGTCATCGAGTGCATATTTTTCTTTCTTCACTTTTTCGGCATAGTACCACCAGTCCCAAGCTTCTAATTTAAAATTACCGCCTTCTTTATCAATCATTGCTTGAAGTTCCGCCGCTTCGTGTTTTGCATTCCGTAGCGCAGGTTCCCAAAGTTGGTTTAATAACTTGTAAACATTTTCGAGATTTGCTGCCATACTTTTTTCAAGAACAAAATCAGCGTGAGTTTTATAACCGAGTAAATTAGCTTTTTCGATTCGCAACTTTACGATTTTCGAGATTATTTCTTTATTATCTAACGAGTCGTTATTATCACCGCGATTTACGTATGCTTTAAAAATTATTTCTCTGAGTTCCCGCTTGGGTGAATACTGTAAAAATGGTATGAAGCTCGGTTTCTGAAGGGTAAATACCCACTTGCCTTCCTTCTTTCTTTCTTTTGCAGTCTCGGCAGCGCCTGTTTTAACGGCATCGGGTAAACCTGTTAAATCTTCCTCTTTATCAATAACTAATTCGAATACGTTATTCTCTTTCAACAAATTTTCGCCGAACTTTAATGTAAGTAGGGAGAGTTCCCCGTTTATTTTTCGAATTTTTTCTTTTTGCTCATCATTTAAGTTAGCGCCCCCACGCACAAAATCTTTGTAATATTCCTCTAACAGTTTATTTTGTTCAGTTGATAATTTAAACTTCTTCTTGTTTTCGTAAACTGATTTTACCCTTTGAAATAATTTGGGATTCATATTGATATCATCGAAATGCTTTGATAACAACGGAGCTACTTCCTTAGCAATCTTCTGGATTTCATCATTTGTGTTTGCAGAATTTTGAAGATAAAACATATTACTAACTTTGGTAAGTAACGTGCCGCTCGCAGCTAATTTTTCAATTGTGTTTTTAAAATTAGGTGCTTCGTTATTATTTACTATTGCTTCGATTTCGCTTTGCTGCTGTTTCATCCCCTCTTTGAATGCCGGCAGATAGTGTGATTCTTTTATCTTATCGAACGGCGGAGTTTGAAATGGTGTGTTATATACACTGTAAAACGGATTCTCCTCTTGCGAAAAACAAAATGCAACTGCGCTGAAGATTAATAATACTAAAAGTGTTTTCATTTGTTAAAGTTCCTTTTAAAGATTTATAGTTCATAAAAGTATTTTATTTACTGAAGTTACGCAGAATTGACTTTTTGTCATGTTGAGCGAAGCGAAACATCTAAAAATAGCCTGAATTTGAGGTTTCAGATTCTTCTCCCGCTCTACGAGCGGGATCAGAATGACTCTTTTGCGTAACTTTAGTTATTTATTTAAATATATGCAAAATATTTTATTATCAAAAACATCAGTGATTTTCTCTATCAAGTTAAATTTCTTCAATAAGAATCCATTACTCCATCATTCCATTTCTCCATTTTTCCGTTTCCCCGTTTCCCCGTTTCCCCAATTCGCCGTTTCTCAGTTTTTCCACTGGATTTAGTCTTTCGGAAATTCCAATAGTAATCCGGTTACCTCCTAATAAAGTGCGGCATTTCGAATGGAATTTCAAGCGATAATTCTACAAAACCTTTATAATTTCCGTTTTCATACCATGGTGCTTGAAAAATTAATTTCTTCTTTCCGTTCTTTTCGATAGTATATATATTCTCTGTTTGTTGTTCGATCATCTGTTTTAGCTTCGTTCGAGACGGTTCAGGGTGGCAGTCGAATAAATTTTTGCCAATTAATTCTGAGCCCCCATCTTCTTTAAATGTATCGATAGCTTTATCGTTCATTTCTATAATTACTCCGTTGCTGTCGCAAACGGTTATTGCCGAGTTTATTTCTTTCATCCAATTATTTATTTTCATATTA
Protein-coding regions in this window:
- a CDS encoding PAS domain-containing protein translates to MKINNWMKEINSAITVCDSNGVIIEMNDKAIDTFKEDGGSELIGKNLFDCHPEPSRTKLKQMIEQQTENIYTIEKNGKKKLIFQAPWYENGNYKGFVELSLEIPFEMPHFIRR
- a CDS encoding M3 family metallopeptidase, with product MKTLLVLLIFSAVAFCFSQEENPFYSVYNTPFQTPPFDKIKESHYLPAFKEGMKQQQSEIEAIVNNNEAPNFKNTIEKLAASGTLLTKVSNMFYLQNSANTNDEIQKIAKEVAPLLSKHFDDINMNPKLFQRVKSVYENKKKFKLSTEQNKLLEEYYKDFVRGGANLNDEQKEKIRKINGELSLLTLKFGENLLKENNVFELVIDKEEDLTGLPDAVKTGAAETAKERKKEGKWVFTLQKPSFIPFLQYSPKRELREIIFKAYVNRGDNNDSLDNKEIISKIVKLRIEKANLLGYKTHADFVLEKSMAANLENVYKLLNQLWEPALRNAKHEAAELQAMIDKEGGNFKLEAWDWWYYAEKVKKEKYALDDELLRPYFKLENVRNGAFAVASKLFGIQFLERTDIPKYHEDVKVFEVKEANGKHIGILYTDYYPRASKRGGAWMGAYRKQSREGGVEVTPVITNVGNFSKPTADEPSLLSFDELNTLFHELGHALHGLLSNSTYNKLSGTSVPRDFVELPSQIMENWAAEPEVLNMYARHYKTGEPIPQDLIEKIKNASLFNQGFETVEYLAASFLDMDYHTLTEAHDVDVTTFENNSLNKIGLMPEIIARYRSTNFQHIFSGGYSAGYYSYIWSGVLDSDAFEAFKETSLFDSKTAQAFRKYVLETGGTDDPMTLYKKFRGAEPKIEPLLKKRGLNKNLF